CATCCGGGATAGACATGATCTTGCCGAACATGTCTTTTGGCGTATCATTAAGAGCTACATAATTTTTATATGATTTGGACATTTTCTTAACGCCGTCAGTGCCAACCAATAGGGGCATAGTCATTACAACCTGCGCTTCCTGGCCGTCGTCCCGCTGCAACTCTCTGCCAACAAGCAAATTGAATTTTTGGTCGTTTCCTCCCAACTCAATATCTGCTTTTAGCGCAACAGAGTCATAGCCCTGAAGCAATGGGTACATGAATTCCAGTGTTGTTATAGGCGTATTATTCTTAAATCTTTGCGAAAAATCATCCCTTTCAAGCATTCTTGCAACCGTGTACTTTGAAGCAAGTTTTAAAATACCTTTTACGCCGAGTGCATTCAGCCACTCGCTATTAAACCTGACTTCTGTTTTATTTTTATCAAGGATTCTGAAAACCTGTTCCTGGTAAGTTTTTGCATTTTCAAGGATTTTTTCTTCAGTCATTATAGGTCTGGTTTTGTCCTGCCCTGAAGGGTCTCCAATTTGCGCGGTGAAATCGCCTATTAAAAACACTACAGTATGACCAAAATCCTGGAATTGCCTTAGTTTGCGAAGAAGTACCGTATGCCCCAGGTGGAGATCGGGAGAGGTGGGGTCAACGCCAAGTTTTATGCGCAGGTGTTTTTTCTTTGAAAGTCTGGCTGAAAGCTCTTCCTCAGAAA
The Elusimicrobiota bacterium DNA segment above includes these coding regions:
- a CDS encoding tyrosine--tRNA ligase; translation: MEKEFLQKIKRGTVEIISEEELSARLSKKKHLRIKLGVDPTSPDLHLGHTVLLRKLRQFQDFGHTVVFLIGDFTAQIGDPSGQDKTRPIMTEEKILENAKTYQEQVFRILDKNKTEVRFNSEWLNALGVKGILKLASKYTVARMLERDDFSQRFKNNTPITTLEFMYPLLQGYDSVALKADIELGGNDQKFNLLVGRELQRDDGQEAQVVMTMPLLVGTDGVKKMSKSYKNYVALNDTPKDMFGKIMSIPDDVMGIYYELLTDEDLENVKHEIKEKPRDAKVKLAQTIVKQYHGVEVANAVRHEFESVFSKKELPKDIPQFETKQNQWKPADFLVEFKLAPSKNEARRLLKQNAIEVFSEGSTEGRIIGENDNIVLTNIPTIVRAGKKNFCKVIYK